A DNA window from Mariprofundus aestuarium contains the following coding sequences:
- the murB gene encoding UDP-N-acetylmuramate dehydrogenase has product MNGSLMNADILPGTESDMDQGANDETWFIPLAGLGSLRENEPMARHTTLGVGGPARWFFRPEDRAALASAVALCPESISILPLGRGSNMLVPDIGIYALVIDLSELNAFHIEGCLVHAEAGVRMSRFARQCAEHGLSGCEFMATVPGDVGGGVAMNAGCFSQQVSDSLSHIEVMLRSGEVVEIDAKSLEMSYRHTELPEQGVVVSACFELRPDHPDQIRERMRTMRSRRSSTQPLSQPNCGSVFKNPENDHAARLIEAAGLKGYSIGGARISDQHANFIVNEGEASSADIVELIQRAQRVVKEKFEIELEPEVRMVGEWM; this is encoded by the coding sequence ATGAACGGTTCTCTGATGAATGCCGACATCCTACCCGGAACAGAGTCCGATATGGATCAGGGTGCCAATGACGAAACATGGTTTATCCCTCTGGCAGGGCTTGGCTCTTTGCGTGAAAACGAGCCGATGGCGAGGCACACGACACTCGGCGTCGGAGGTCCGGCACGCTGGTTTTTCCGACCCGAAGATCGAGCAGCTCTTGCAAGTGCGGTGGCTCTCTGCCCTGAAAGTATTTCGATTCTGCCGCTGGGGCGTGGCAGTAATATGCTGGTTCCAGATATCGGCATCTATGCATTGGTCATTGATCTTAGTGAGCTTAATGCCTTCCATATTGAGGGCTGCCTGGTGCACGCGGAGGCTGGTGTTCGCATGAGTCGCTTTGCCCGCCAGTGTGCCGAGCACGGCCTCTCAGGCTGTGAGTTTATGGCAACCGTACCCGGAGATGTTGGTGGAGGTGTAGCGATGAATGCGGGCTGCTTCTCTCAGCAGGTCTCCGATTCACTCAGCCATATCGAGGTGATGTTGCGCAGTGGTGAGGTGGTTGAGATCGACGCCAAATCACTTGAAATGAGCTATCGCCATACAGAGCTGCCGGAACAGGGGGTAGTGGTCAGTGCCTGTTTTGAGTTGCGTCCTGATCATCCTGACCAGATTCGTGAGCGTATGCGCACCATGCGCAGCCGTCGCAGTTCAACGCAGCCGTTAAGCCAGCCTAATTGCGGGTCGGTATTCAAGAATCCGGAGAATGACCATGCAGCGCGTTTGATTGAGGCGGCCGGGCTGAAAGGTTACTCCATCGGAGGTGCCCGCATCTCCGATCAGCATGCCAATTTCATCGTCAACGAGGGTGAGGCGAGCAGCGCCGACATTGTTGAGCTGATTCAACGGGCACAGCGGGTTGTGAAGGAAAAATTTGAAATCGAACTGGAGCCGGAAGTGCGCATGGTGGGAGAGTGGATGTGA